In Garciella nitratireducens DSM 15102, one genomic interval encodes:
- the purQ gene encoding phosphoribosylformylglycinamidine synthase subunit PurQ — translation MKFGVVVFPASNCDRDMYNLLKNVYQKDVEYIWYTQTNISKFDVIILPGGFSYGDYLRAGAMSARAPIMDSIEEHARKGKLVIGICNGFQVLTERGMLPGALIQNKNIRFICQDVFIKVENTNTPFTNQCQKGQVLKIPIAHGEGNYVVDKEVLKELKSYSQIIFRYCSETGEVEKKYNPNGSMENIAGIINKEGNVLGMMPHPERCSEELLGNTQGRLIFDSIIHYLECKEKKEG, via the coding sequence ATGAAATTTGGCGTAGTGGTATTTCCAGCTTCTAATTGTGATAGAGATATGTATAATCTTTTAAAGAATGTTTATCAAAAAGATGTGGAGTATATTTGGTATACACAGACGAATATTTCAAAGTTTGATGTGATTATCTTGCCAGGCGGATTTTCTTATGGAGACTATCTTAGAGCTGGAGCTATGTCTGCTAGGGCTCCTATTATGGATAGTATAGAGGAGCATGCAAGAAAAGGCAAATTGGTGATTGGAATATGTAATGGCTTTCAAGTGCTTACTGAGCGAGGAATGCTTCCAGGTGCATTAATTCAAAATAAGAATATAAGGTTTATTTGTCAGGATGTTTTTATAAAAGTGGAAAATACCAATACCCCTTTTACCAACCAGTGTCAAAAAGGACAAGTTTTAAAAATTCCTATTGCCCATGGAGAAGGAAATTATGTAGTGGATAAAGAGGTTTTAAAAGAATTAAAGTCTTATTCTCAGATTATTTTTCGATATTGTAGTGAAACAGGAGAGGTAGAAAAAAAATATAATCCTAATGGTTCGATGGAAAATATTGCAGGAATCATCAATAAAGAAGGAAATGTTTTAGGAATGATGCCTCATCCAGAAAGATGTTCAGAGGAATTATTAGGGAATACTCAGGGAAGATTGATTTTTGATTCTATAATACATTATTTGGAATGCAAAGAAAAAAAGGAGGGGTAG
- the purS gene encoding phosphoribosylformylglycinamidine synthase subunit PurS encodes MKAKVYVTLKKSISDPKGTAVKSSLNQLGFQEVKEVRMGKYIEIEMQDMPKEQAKETVQSMCKKLLANEVMETYQIEIMEGQK; translated from the coding sequence ATGAAAGCCAAGGTATATGTAACCTTAAAAAAGAGTATTTCTGATCCTAAAGGAACAGCTGTAAAGTCTTCTTTAAATCAATTAGGTTTTCAAGAAGTAAAAGAGGTCAGAATGGGAAAATATATTGAAATTGAAATGCAGGACATGCCTAAGGAACAAGCAAAAGAAACGGTACAATCCATGTGTAAAAAATTACTTGCTAACGAAGTAATGGAAACTTATCAGATTGAAATCATGGAGGGGCAAAAATGA
- the purC gene encoding phosphoribosylaminoimidazolesuccinocarboxamide synthase encodes MRKLEMLYEGKAKKVYKTEKEDQYIVYYKDDATAGNGAKKGTIQEKGKMNNAISSILFEILEKEGIPTHFVKKLNEREMLVKAVKILPLEVLVRNITAGSLCKRLGLEEGIILQKPVLEFCYKNDDLGDPMVNEDHIQMLKLATEEEVNFIKKMALKVNTILKEFFDELGIQLVDFKLEFGKYHDSILLADEISPDTCRFWDKETKEKLDKDRFRRDLGKIEEGYEEVLNRLLKGEK; translated from the coding sequence ATGAGAAAATTAGAAATGTTATATGAAGGAAAGGCAAAAAAGGTTTATAAAACAGAAAAAGAAGACCAATATATTGTTTATTATAAGGATGATGCTACGGCAGGAAATGGAGCCAAAAAAGGGACGATACAAGAAAAAGGAAAAATGAATAATGCTATTTCTAGTATTTTATTTGAAATTTTAGAAAAAGAAGGAATTCCTACTCATTTTGTCAAAAAATTAAATGAGAGAGAAATGTTAGTAAAAGCAGTAAAGATTTTGCCCTTGGAAGTATTAGTAAGAAATATAACTGCAGGATCTTTATGTAAAAGATTAGGACTAGAAGAAGGAATTATATTACAAAAACCTGTATTAGAGTTTTGTTATAAGAATGATGATTTAGGAGATCCTATGGTGAATGAAGATCATATACAAATGTTAAAATTAGCCACTGAAGAGGAAGTAAATTTTATTAAGAAAATGGCTTTAAAAGTAAATACCATCTTAAAAGAGTTTTTTGATGAATTGGGAATTCAATTGGTAGATTTTAAGTTGGAGTTTGGAAAATACCATGACTCTATTTTATTAGCAGATGAAATTTCACCCGATACTTGTAGATTTTGGGATAAAGAAACCAAAGAAAAGTTAGATAAAGATAGGTTCCGAAGAGATCTAGGAAAGATCGAAGAAGGATATGAAGAAGTATTAAATCGTTTATTGAAGGGAGAAAAATAG
- the purE gene encoding 5-(carboxyamino)imidazole ribonucleotide mutase produces MALPKVSIIMGSQSDLEVVKKSIQILKELGIEREVRILSAHRTPMQVKEYAVGAEERGIEVIIAAAGKAAHLPGVIASYTTLPIIGLPIQSSTLDGLDSLLSMVQMPKGIPVATVAINGSENAALLAAEILSIKYPNIQSALQKYRRTMQQEVLKQDQMIQKEEF; encoded by the coding sequence ATGGCTTTGCCAAAGGTTTCTATTATCATGGGGAGTCAGTCAGATTTAGAAGTAGTAAAAAAAAGTATTCAAATTTTAAAAGAGTTGGGGATAGAAAGGGAGGTTCGGATTCTTTCTGCCCATAGAACGCCTATGCAGGTAAAAGAATATGCAGTAGGTGCAGAGGAGAGAGGAATAGAGGTTATTATCGCTGCTGCAGGGAAAGCGGCTCACCTACCGGGAGTAATTGCTTCTTATACAACTTTACCTATTATTGGATTGCCTATTCAATCTTCTACTTTGGATGGATTAGATTCACTTCTTTCTATGGTGCAGATGCCTAAAGGGATTCCAGTAGCTACTGTAGCTATCAATGGAAGTGAAAATGCAGCTTTATTAGCAGCTGAAATTTTAAGCATCAAGTACCCTAACATACAATCCGCTTTACAAAAATATCGAAGAACAATGCAACAAGAAGTTTTGAAACAAGACCAAATGATTCAGAAGGAGGAATTCTAA
- a CDS encoding LysM peptidoglycan-binding domain-containing protein, protein MYYDTSRCRCPMGTFPYTILPGDTLYSIALRYHTTINEILMRNPRINPYCLRIGQIICVPMPPIPKPCPAGTFPYTIQAGDTFYSLAKRYHVSLEELLAANPGVDPNNLQIGQKICIPQVNASGCPADTFSYTIRPGDTFYLLAQRFHTTVEAIQAANPNKDPHNLIIGEQLYIPITDC, encoded by the coding sequence ATGTATTATGATACTTCAAGATGTCGATGTCCTATGGGAACGTTTCCTTATACCATCCTCCCTGGAGACACCCTATATAGTATTGCTTTACGATATCATACTACTATAAACGAAATATTAATGCGAAATCCTAGAATCAATCCCTATTGCCTAAGGATTGGGCAAATAATTTGTGTCCCTATGCCACCTATTCCTAAACCATGCCCCGCAGGTACCTTCCCTTATACCATCCAGGCAGGAGATACCTTCTATTCTCTTGCCAAAAGATATCATGTTTCTTTAGAAGAACTACTTGCAGCAAATCCAGGAGTAGATCCTAATAATTTACAAATTGGGCAGAAAATCTGTATTCCTCAAGTAAATGCTTCTGGTTGTCCAGCAGATACCTTTTCCTATACTATTCGTCCAGGGGATACTTTTTATCTGCTAGCTCAACGCTTTCATACCACAGTAGAAGCTATTCAAGCTGCCAATCCTAATAAAGATCCTCACAATCTAATCATCGGTGAACAACTTTACATTCCTATCACTGATTGTTAA
- a CDS encoding LysM peptidoglycan-binding domain-containing protein: MSSNCPSGTIRYTIVAGDTLYNLARKFNTTVQAIMAVNPNINPNFLQIGQVICIPTAQSEMCPPNTFPYTIQAGDTFLLLARRFHTTVAAIQAANPGVDPNRLQIGQKICIPIAPAPAPCPQGSFAYTIKAGDTLYALANRYNTTVNAILALNPGIDPRYLRIGQVICIPTTQPGMCPPNTFPYTIQTGDTFFLLARRFHTTVAAIQAANPGVDPNRLQIGQRICIPR; the protein is encoded by the coding sequence ATGAGTTCAAATTGTCCATCTGGTACAATTCGGTATACTATTGTTGCAGGAGATACTCTCTATAACTTGGCAAGAAAATTTAATACTACAGTACAGGCCATTATGGCAGTCAATCCAAATATCAACCCTAACTTTTTACAAATAGGGCAAGTAATTTGTATTCCTACTGCTCAATCAGAAATGTGCCCGCCAAATACTTTCCCTTATACCATTCAAGCAGGAGATACTTTCTTATTGCTTGCAAGAAGATTTCATACTACTGTTGCTGCTATTCAAGCTGCTAATCCAGGAGTAGATCCCAATCGACTTCAAATCGGTCAAAAAATCTGTATTCCTATTGCCCCCGCTCCTGCTCCTTGTCCACAAGGTAGTTTTGCTTACACTATAAAAGCAGGAGACACTCTATATGCATTGGCTAATCGATACAATACTACCGTTAATGCTATTTTAGCTTTAAATCCAGGGATTGATCCAAGATATTTAAGAATAGGGCAAGTAATTTGTATTCCTACTACTCAACCAGGAATGTGCCCACCAAATACTTTCCCTTATACCATTCAAACAGGAGATACTTTCTTCTTGCTTGCAAGAAGATTTCATACTACTGTTGCTGCTATTCAAGCTGCTAATCCAGGAGTAGATCCCAATCGACTTCAAATCGGTCAAAGAATTTGCATCCCTAGATAA
- a CDS encoding Glu/Leu/Phe/Val family dehydrogenase, with the protein MIRENLNPLVSAQKQIKDACDALNLEPAVYELLKEPLRVIELSIPVKMDDGSIKVFKGYRAAHNDAVGPNKGGIRFHPDVNMDEVKALSIWMTFKCCITGIPYGGGKGGIAVDPSELSQGELERLSRGYIQGLYKYLGEKIDVPAPDVNTNGQIMSWMLDEYCKLTGEQSLGMITGKPVEWGGSKGRNEATGLGVAVVAREAAKKLGIDMSKARVAIQGFGNVGSFTVKNVQGQGATIVAIGEWDKNIGTFALYNEEGFDYEELAYYKAKHHTLANYPKAKMISLEEFWSLDVDIIIPAAMENAITEKEAELIKTKLVCEAANGPITPNADKVLSEKGIVVTPDILTNAGGVTVSYFEWVQNRYGYYWTENEVVEKEERAMMDAFYSIWSIVEQYQVSVRKAAYMHSVKKIADVMKLRGWY; encoded by the coding sequence TTGATTCGAGAAAATTTAAATCCATTAGTAAGTGCACAGAAACAAATAAAGGATGCATGTGATGCTTTGAATTTAGAGCCAGCAGTTTATGAACTTTTAAAGGAACCTTTAAGAGTGATAGAATTATCTATTCCTGTTAAGATGGATGATGGAAGCATTAAAGTATTTAAGGGATATCGTGCTGCTCACAATGATGCTGTAGGACCTAATAAGGGTGGAATTCGGTTTCATCCAGATGTGAATATGGATGAAGTCAAAGCACTTTCCATATGGATGACTTTTAAATGTTGTATAACGGGAATTCCATATGGAGGTGGTAAGGGAGGAATTGCTGTAGATCCATCAGAACTTTCTCAAGGAGAATTGGAAAGACTATCTAGAGGGTATATTCAAGGATTATATAAATATTTAGGGGAGAAAATAGATGTTCCTGCACCAGATGTAAATACCAATGGACAGATTATGTCTTGGATGTTAGATGAGTATTGTAAATTGACAGGAGAGCAATCTCTAGGAATGATTACAGGAAAACCAGTAGAATGGGGTGGATCTAAAGGGAGAAATGAAGCTACAGGATTGGGAGTTGCTGTTGTTGCTAGAGAAGCTGCTAAAAAGTTAGGAATAGATATGAGTAAAGCAAGAGTAGCCATCCAAGGGTTTGGAAATGTTGGGAGCTTTACAGTTAAGAATGTTCAAGGGCAAGGGGCTACCATTGTAGCAATAGGAGAATGGGATAAAAATATTGGAACTTTTGCCTTATATAATGAAGAAGGATTTGATTATGAAGAATTAGCATATTATAAAGCAAAGCATCATACCCTTGCTAATTATCCAAAAGCGAAGATGATTTCTTTAGAGGAATTTTGGAGTTTAGATGTAGATATTATAATTCCAGCTGCTATGGAGAATGCTATTACAGAAAAAGAAGCGGAATTGATAAAAACAAAATTGGTTTGTGAAGCTGCAAATGGACCAATTACTCCAAATGCAGATAAAGTGTTAAGCGAAAAAGGAATTGTAGTAACTCCAGATATTCTTACTAATGCAGGAGGAGTAACGGTATCTTATTTTGAATGGGTACAAAATCGATATGGATATTATTGGACGGAAAATGAAGTAGTAGAAAAAGAAGAAAGAGCAATGATGGATGCTTTTTATAGTATTTGGAGTATAGTAGAGCAATATCAAGTTTCCGTAAGAAAAGCAGCTTATATGCATTCTGTTAAAAAAATTGCTGATGTAATGAAATTAAGAGGATGGTATTAA
- a CDS encoding pyruvate carboxylase — translation MKKFKRVLVANRGEIAIRVFRACQELGIRTVAIYSQEDRTALFRTKADESYLIGKNKGPIEAYLDIDEIIHLALNKGVDAIHPGYGFLAENPEFAKKCMEAGIEFIGPTHEMMEKVGDKISSKLVAQKAGVPTIPGIEKPIKTDEEAKEFAQACGYPVMLKAAAGGGGRGMRIVRKEEELLSAFHSAKNEAKKAFGIDDIFIEKYLESPKHIEVQILGDKMGNIVHLYERDCSIQRRHQKILEFTPAFAFSATKREEICQDALKIAREVNYVNAGTVEFLVDHHGNHYFIEMNPRIQVEHTITEMVTGIDIVQAQILIAQGYSLNSPEINIPHQDCIETRGYAIQCRITTEDPNNQFAPDTGKIEVYRTGSGFGIRLDGGNGYTGAVISPYYDSLLVKTISHSRTFEDAARKAIRSIKELTIRGIKTNSAFLVNILKHETFLNGQCDTNFIENHPELFQIKPKKDKELKVLNFIGERVVNETRGEKKEFDVPIVPKIEKVENLRGTKQILEEKGPEGLIKWIQNQNKLLFTETTMRDAQQSLIATRLRTKDMLKIAEPLSVLAKDLFSLEMWGGATFDTSYRFLRESPWERLIELRKRIPNILFQMLLRGANAVGYKNYPDNVIRDFIKESADSGIDIFRIFDSLNWLEGMKVAIEEVLKNNKVAEACICYTGDILDKNRKKYDLEYYVKMAKEIEKTGAHILGIKDMSALLKPYAAYQLIKALKEEISIPIHLHTHDTSGNGVATIIMAAEAGVDIVDTAFNSMSGLTSQPALNSVVAALENTHRDTGINLQDIQKLSDYWAAVRPVYEKFESGLKFGTAEIYRYEIPGGQYSNLKPQVESFGLGHRFLEVKEMYRKVNEMMGDIVKVTPSSKMVGDLAIFMVQNDLTPENIYEKGKNLTFPDSVYDFFKGMMGQPVGGFNKRLQKIVLKGEKPIECRPGELLPPEDYEKIRQHLEKEFKIKPTKKEILSYALYPKMFEEYLRAIEKEGSFTRMGSDIFFHGLNEGETCEVEIEEGKVLIIKLVQIGKVDGEGYRNLIFEVNGHQREVRIKDKASGVKKEEVFTPMADPEDPLQIGASIPGTVSKILIKEGEKVKENQSLMVIEAMKMETNITSPISGEVDSIIVKEGQQVKNGELLMKLK, via the coding sequence ATGAAGAAGTTTAAAAGAGTGTTAGTAGCTAATAGGGGAGAAATTGCTATTCGTGTTTTTCGTGCCTGTCAAGAGTTAGGGATTCGAACGGTAGCCATTTACTCCCAGGAGGATCGTACCGCGCTATTCCGTACCAAGGCAGATGAGTCTTATTTAATTGGGAAAAATAAGGGTCCCATTGAAGCCTATTTGGATATTGATGAAATTATTCATCTCGCTTTAAACAAAGGAGTAGATGCCATCCATCCTGGTTATGGTTTTTTAGCAGAAAATCCTGAGTTTGCTAAGAAATGTATGGAAGCAGGGATTGAATTCATTGGGCCTACCCATGAAATGATGGAAAAAGTAGGGGATAAGATATCTTCTAAGCTTGTAGCTCAAAAGGCAGGTGTTCCCACCATACCAGGCATAGAAAAACCCATTAAAACGGATGAAGAAGCAAAAGAGTTTGCTCAGGCTTGTGGATATCCTGTTATGCTTAAAGCTGCTGCTGGTGGCGGTGGAAGAGGAATGCGTATTGTAAGAAAGGAAGAGGAATTACTTTCTGCATTTCATAGTGCTAAAAATGAGGCAAAAAAGGCATTTGGGATAGATGATATTTTTATTGAAAAGTATTTAGAAAGTCCAAAACATATAGAAGTACAAATTTTAGGAGATAAAATGGGAAATATTGTACATCTTTATGAGAGAGATTGTTCGATCCAAAGAAGACATCAAAAAATCTTAGAATTTACTCCTGCTTTTGCTTTTTCTGCAACAAAAAGAGAGGAAATTTGCCAAGATGCATTAAAGATTGCTAGAGAGGTTAATTATGTAAATGCAGGAACAGTAGAATTTTTGGTGGATCATCATGGAAATCATTACTTTATTGAGATGAATCCGAGAATTCAGGTAGAACATACTATTACAGAGATGGTAACGGGAATAGATATTGTGCAGGCACAAATATTAATAGCACAAGGATACTCTTTAAATTCTCCTGAAATTAATATTCCACATCAAGATTGCATTGAAACAAGAGGATATGCGATTCAATGTCGTATTACTACAGAAGATCCTAATAATCAATTTGCTCCAGATACAGGGAAAATTGAGGTATATCGTACTGGTTCTGGATTTGGAATTCGCTTAGATGGAGGAAATGGATATACAGGAGCTGTCATTAGTCCTTATTATGATAGCCTTCTGGTGAAAACTATTTCTCATTCTAGAACTTTTGAAGATGCAGCTCGTAAAGCCATCCGATCCATTAAAGAATTAACCATTCGTGGAATTAAAACCAACTCTGCTTTTTTAGTAAATATCTTAAAGCATGAAACTTTTTTAAATGGGCAGTGTGATACTAACTTTATTGAAAATCATCCTGAATTATTTCAAATAAAGCCTAAAAAAGATAAAGAATTAAAGGTTTTAAACTTTATAGGAGAAAGAGTTGTTAATGAAACAAGAGGGGAGAAAAAAGAATTTGATGTCCCCATTGTACCAAAGATAGAAAAAGTAGAGAATTTAAGAGGAACTAAGCAAATATTAGAGGAAAAAGGGCCTGAAGGTTTAATTAAATGGATTCAAAATCAAAATAAGCTTTTATTTACAGAAACAACCATGAGAGATGCACAACAATCTTTGATTGCTACTCGCTTAAGAACAAAAGATATGTTAAAAATAGCAGAGCCTCTTTCTGTATTAGCAAAAGATTTGTTTTCTTTAGAAATGTGGGGAGGAGCGACTTTTGATACTTCTTATCGTTTTTTAAGAGAATCTCCTTGGGAAAGATTGATTGAGCTTCGAAAAAGAATTCCTAATATTTTATTTCAGATGTTGCTTCGAGGAGCTAATGCAGTAGGATATAAAAATTATCCAGATAATGTAATTCGTGATTTTATTAAAGAATCTGCTGATTCAGGGATAGATATATTTAGAATTTTTGATTCTTTAAATTGGTTAGAAGGTATGAAAGTAGCAATAGAGGAAGTTTTAAAAAATAATAAAGTTGCAGAAGCTTGTATTTGTTATACAGGAGATATTTTAGATAAGAATAGAAAAAAATATGATTTAGAGTATTATGTAAAAATGGCAAAGGAAATCGAAAAAACAGGAGCTCATATATTAGGGATCAAGGATATGTCTGCTTTATTAAAACCCTATGCTGCTTATCAATTAATAAAAGCGTTAAAAGAAGAAATTTCTATTCCCATTCATCTTCATACGCATGATACGAGTGGGAATGGAGTAGCTACTATTATTATGGCAGCAGAAGCGGGAGTAGATATTGTAGATACTGCGTTTAATAGTATGTCAGGGCTTACTAGTCAGCCTGCTTTAAATTCTGTGGTAGCCGCTTTAGAAAATACACATCGAGATACAGGAATTAATTTGCAGGATATTCAAAAATTATCTGATTATTGGGCGGCAGTACGTCCTGTATATGAAAAATTTGAGTCAGGATTAAAATTTGGAACTGCAGAAATTTATCGATATGAAATTCCAGGGGGACAATATTCCAATCTAAAACCTCAAGTAGAAAGTTTTGGATTAGGACATCGATTTTTAGAGGTTAAAGAAATGTATAGAAAAGTAAATGAAATGATGGGAGATATTGTGAAAGTAACTCCATCTTCAAAAATGGTTGGAGATTTAGCAATTTTTATGGTACAAAATGATTTGACCCCGGAGAATATTTATGAAAAAGGAAAAAATCTTACTTTTCCAGATTCAGTATATGATTTTTTTAAAGGAATGATGGGGCAACCTGTAGGTGGTTTTAATAAAAGATTACAGAAAATTGTTTTAAAAGGGGAAAAACCGATAGAATGTAGACCTGGAGAACTATTACCTCCAGAAGATTATGAGAAAATTAGACAGCATTTAGAAAAAGAATTTAAGATTAAGCCAACCAAAAAAGAAATTTTAAGTTATGCTCTTTATCCAAAGATGTTTGAAGAATATTTACGTGCAATAGAAAAAGAAGGAAGTTTTACTAGAATGGGAAGTGATATTTTCTTCCATGGATTGAATGAAGGAGAAACTTGTGAAGTAGAAATTGAAGAAGGAAAAGTGTTAATTATTAAGTTAGTACAAATAGGAAAAGTAGATGGTGAGGGATATAGAAACTTAATTTTTGAAGTTAATGGACATCAAAGAGAAGTAAGGATAAAAGATAAAGCAAGCGGAGTGAAAAAAGAAGAGGTCTTTACACCTATGGCTGATCCAGAAGATCCTTTACAAATCGGAGCTAGTATACCAGGAACGGTTTCTAAAATTCTTATAAAAGAAGGAGAAAAAGTCAAAGAAAATCAGTCATTGATGGTAATTGAAGCCATGAAAATGGAGACCAATATTACTTCTCCGATATCGGGGGAAGTAGATTCAATTATAGTTAAAGAAGGACAACAGGTAAAAAATGGGGAATTGTTGATGAAATTGAAGTAA